Proteins encoded within one genomic window of Ursus arctos isolate Adak ecotype North America unplaced genomic scaffold, UrsArc2.0 scaffold_9, whole genome shotgun sequence:
- the NKX6-1 gene encoding homeobox protein Nkx-6.1: MLAVGAMEGTRQSAFLLSSPPLAALHSMAEMKTPLYPAAYPPLPAGPPSSSSSSSSSSSPSPPLGAHNPGSLKPPTAGGLSSLGSPPQQLSAATPHGINDILSRPSMPVASGAALPSASPSGSSSSSSSSTSASSASAAAAAAAAAAAAASSPAGLLAGLPRFSSLSPPPPPPGLYFSPSAAAVAAVGRYPKPLAELPGRTPIFWPGVMQSPPWRDARLACTPHQGSILLDKDGKRKHTRPTFSGQQIFALEKTFEQTKYLAGPERARLAYSLGMTESQVKVWFQNRRTKWRKKHAAEMATAKKKQDSETERLKGASENEEEDDDYNKPLDPNSDDEKITQLLKKHKSSSGGGGLLLHASENESSS; this comes from the exons ATGTTAGCGGTGGGGGCGATGGAGGGCACCCGGCAGAGCGCGTTCCTGCTCAGCAGCCCGCCCCTGGCTGCCCTGCACAGCATGGCCGAAATGAAGACCCCGCTGTACCCCGCAGCGTACCCCCCATTGCCCGCCGGCCCcccctcctcctcgtcctcctcgtcctcctcgtcGTCGCCCTCCCCGCCTTTGGGCGCTCACAACCCAGGCAGCCTGAAGCCCCCGACCGCGGGGGGGCTctcatccctgggcagccccccaCAGCAGCTCTCAGCCGCCACCCCCCACGGCATCAACGACATCCTGAGCCGGCCCTCCATGCCCGTGGCCTCGGGGGCCGCCCTGCCCTCCGCCTCGCCCTCgggttcctcctcctcctcttcctcgtcCACCTCCGCTTCCTCTGCTTCGGCAGCTGCCGCGGCTGCCGCGGCCGCTGCAGCCGCCGCCTCATCCCCAGCGGGGCTGCTGGCTGGCCTGCCCCGCTTCAGCAGCCTGagtccgccgccgccgccgcctgggCTCTACTTCAGCCCCAGCGCAGCTGCCGTGGCCGCCGTAGGTCGGTACCCCAAACCGCTGGCCGAGCTGCCCGGCCGGACGCCCATCTTCTGGCCAGGAGTTATGCAGAGCCCACCTTGGAGGGACGCCCGCCTGGCCTGCACCCCTC ATCAAGGATCCATTTTGTTGGACAAAGACGGGAAGAGAAAACACACGAGACCCACGTTTTCTGGCCAGCAGATCTTCGCTCTGGAGAAGACTTTCGAACAAACGAAATACTTGGCGGGGCCCGAGAGGGCTCGCTTGGCCTATTCGCTGGGGATGACGGAGAGTCAGGTCAAG GTCTGGTTCCAGAACCGCCGGACCAAGTGGAGGAAGAAGCACGCGGCGGAGATGGCCACGGCCAAGAAGAAGCAGGATTCGGAGACCGAGCGGCTCAAGGGGGCCTCGGAGAACGAGGAGGAGGACGACGACTACAACAAGCCTCTGGACCCCAACTCGGACGACGAGAAAATCACGCAGCTGCTGAAGAAGCACAAGtccagcagcggcggcggcggcctccTGCTGCACGCGTCCGAGAACGAGAGCTCGTCCTGA